From the genome of Marasmius oreades isolate 03SP1 chromosome 1, whole genome shotgun sequence:
GAACGGCCAAGGTACCGTGTGTCCTTCTCGTTCTTTCGTTCCTAGCCCAGTGTATCCTGTTTATCTAGGTATAATTGCACTCATTGCACTGGGCATTCTCGAGAGCGCTCAAGAGCAAGGGATCGTAAAGCCGTTATCTGAGTTTGAGCACAATTCCCCCGAATACCTTCATGTTCTAGTGGAAGCATTACGGTACGCGCtgcattcctttatgtctaTATCCTTTTTGTTGACTTTCTGGAAACAGCCTCGCGTTCGCTGGTACGGGTGTTCCTTGGTACTCAACCTCCACCGTAGTTTAATCAAAACAGACGGTCAGCGGTATGTCACCGACCCCGACGTTGTACACGTCCCGGTCAAAGAGTTGTTGGACAAGGTGCGTACAATCATTCGCTGAGACTTGGGTCAGATGTTCACGCCTTTTATTTTTCAAATAGGAATATCTGGCGTCTAGAGCAAAGCTGATCGACCTTACCAAGTGTAATCCCAAAGTCATCCACGTCCGTTCTTTCGTTGTTTTTCTTCCATTTTTACCGCATTTTTACCTTAAATATTTTCCCATTCAGGGAAGTCCAGTTAACAGTTCGGATACTGTCTACTTTTCAGGTAAGGTCGTCGAACCCTCGTCGTATGGAACCTCATACCCTTTCAAATTCGTCTAGTAACAGATCAGTGGGGTAACGCGTGCAGTTACATTCAAAGCAATTATGCCGGTGAGGCAAGCCTGTTAGTTTTGTCGAAACCTTTCTCAAGTCTGTGTTCAGGATTTGGAACTGGAGGTATACACAGCCTGAGTCTATCAAGCACCGTTTTCTGATGCGATCGTACAACAATCAAGCGGTTCCTAAAGGATGCGGCTTCACGTTACAAAACCGTGGTACAGGATTTGTGTTGGACGAGAATCACCCTAATGCTCTCAAGGTGCGTGTGCAGGGAAGTTTCGATGGAGTGCATGAGGGGGCTGATCTTTCACCCGAAAAGGGGGGGAAACGCACGTATCATACGATTATACCATGCCTCGCAACAAGAGGTGATGACTTATTCCTGAGCTTTGGCGTCATGGGCGGGTTTATGCAAGTCAGTTCATCTACTCATGGGCGTTGACTGCGGTTGCTAAATTCGACGAGCCACTTAGCCTCAAGGTCATGTCCAAGTACTACTAAATATCCTTCGAGGTTTCACTCCTCAGGCGGCATTGGATGCCCCTCGTTTCTGCATATCTCCCGGAAGTCCAGAAAATCAGAGTCGCAATACCAGCGTTCCCGGAGACATAAACAGCGAAGTGTATTTCGAAGAGGGTATAAGCGACGAAACGATCGCGAAGCTCCGAGGTGAGGACTCGATTTTGGAGAgtaaaatttgaagattagCCGACTGCCATATTCTCTAGCATTGGGGCATGACGCACGCAAAGCCGCCGGGTTCGAGCGTGCGA
Proteins encoded in this window:
- a CDS encoding uncharacterized protein (MEROPS:MER0001978), producing the protein MSFPVKIDWSKVDQPQLVLQRFPSRRSVVYGTKGIVSSSQPLATEVGLEILRKGGNAADAAVATSAALNVTEPSCCGIGGDAFCLFYDAKTKQVKALNGSGRSPQKLTIDHVRQRGIKGSQIPVTDLNAVTVPGAAAAWVDTVEKFGSGKLTVAEVLEPAIRLAEEGVPVSEIHSFSWQRSEKLIQNASPNGHEMLLNGKAPLPGQIIKLPNLAKTFRELATKGKDGFYKGRVAEAIVELIQSKGGVMELDDLAKHATTVVEPLKYTYAGEVNVYECPPNGQGTVCPSRSFVPSPVYPVYLGIIALIALGILESAQEQGIVKPLSEFEHNSPEYLHVLVEALRYALHSFMSISFLLTFWKQPRVRWYGCSLVLNLHRSLIKTDGQRYVTDPDVVHVPVKELLDKEYLASRAKLIDLTKCNPKVIHGSPVNSSDTVYFSVTDQWGNACSYIQSNYAGFGTGAVPKGCGFTLQNRGTGFVLDENHPNALKGGKRTYHTIIPCLATRGDDLFLSFGVMGGFMQPQGHVQVLLNILRGFTPQAALDAPRFCISPGSPENQSRNTSVPGDINSEVYFEEGISDETIAKLRALGHDARKAAGFERAIMGRGQVIQKINDASGKTVWAAGSDPRCDGQAAAQI